The Primulina eburnea isolate SZY01 chromosome 8, ASM2296580v1, whole genome shotgun sequence genome contains a region encoding:
- the LOC140838802 gene encoding transcription factor bHLH112-like — protein sequence MISKVDMAEEFQVCSANWWNSPKNLFGSSPCSWAVNDFGNLGWPSNCDEPVMDVNNTVISSDDSAGSASDGSCTTFPDAPKSQLRISNGSLSTDCWNQDFLHESGRSEKNYSQIRNYRQENWINPKNFCEDLSGNPFKQVIQDFSIHHQPLNSTANSIESCAATCEEIPFNFPLNPSSYSYTSSLMQNLLGQDNPQPHVLSFLDDQEMNYLSDANCGMNQNELLLSSLPKSSSMVIQPSRQQPANHLLFSNNTARFWNATPPFRNDSSNFIPSTNSPILPSIHNSIENNIPINISAANNHEGARDVVSMAKKQNSSERAIKRPRIETPSPLPTFKVRKEKLGDRVTALQQLVSPFGKTDTASVLHEAIEYIKFLHDQVKVLSTPYLKNGSPPVLQHQQAAGNKPKDREGLKIDLKGRGLCLVPISSTSPVAAETTSDFWTHTFGVSFR from the exons ATGATTTCAAAGGTGGATATGGCGGAAGAATTTCAAGTTTGCAGCGCGAACTGGTGGAATTCGCCTAAAAATCTGTTCGGTTCCTCGCCATGTTCATGGGCAGTCAACGACTTCGGAAACTTGGGGTGGCCGAGTAATTGTGATGAACCGGTGATGGACGTGAATAACACGGTGATATCAAGCGATGACTCCGCCGGTTCAGCTTCCGATGGTAGCTGCACTACTTTTCCAGATGCACCAAAAAGTCAGCTGCGAATTTCAAATGGAAGCTTGTCAACTGATTGTTGGAATCAGGATTTTCT GCATGAAAGTGGGAGATCAGAGAAAAACTATTCTCAAATAAGGAATTATCGGCAAGAAAACTGGATCAATCCCAAGAATTTCTGTGAAGATTTGTCCGGCAACCCATTCAAACAAGTGATTCAGGATTTTTCTATACATCATCAGCCATTAAATTCCACTGCTAATTCCATCGAATCATGTGCTGCAACTTGCGAAGAAATACCTTTCAACTTTCCACTGAATCCATCTTCATATAGCTACACTTCATCCTTGATGCAGAATTTGTTGGGTCAAGATAATCCTCAGCCTCACGTATTATCTTTCTTAGATGACCAGGAGATGAATTATTTGTCGGACGCAAACTGTGGAATGAATCAGAACGAACTATTACTGTCCAGTTTGCCTAAATCTTCTTCCATGGTGATCCAGCCATCAAGGCAACAGCCTGCTAATCATTTGCTGTTCAGTAACAACACCGCACGCTTCTGGAACGCCACTCCACCTTTCCGCAATGATTCGTCCAACTTTATCCCTTCCACAAACTCCCCAATCCTTCCATCAATTCACAACAGCATAGAAAATAACATCCCGATTAACATCAGTGCTGCAAACAATCACGAAGGAGCCCGAGACGTGGTCTCGATGGCAAAGAAACAAAACAGCAGCGAACGGGCCATAAAGCGTCCCCGGATCGAGACCCCATCACCATTGCCAACCTTTAAG GTCCGAAAAGAGAAACTGGGGGATCGAGTAACCGCCCTCCAGCAATTGGTTTCACCTTTCGGGAAG ACTGATACAGCATCAGTTCTGCATGAAGCAATTGAATATATCAAGTTTCTCCATGATCAAGTCAAG GTATTAAGTACTCCATATTTGAAAAATGGATCTCCTCCAGTACTGCAACATCAACAG GCCGCGGGTAATAAACCTAAGGATCGAGAAGGGTTAAAAATAGATTTAAAAGGCCGAGGCCTTTGCCTGGTGCCGATATCGAGCACCTCCCCTGTTGCTGCTGAGACTACATCTGATTTCTGGACACACACATTTGGTGTCAGCTTCAGGTAG